The nucleotide sequence CCTTTTTCACGTAACCTTTAACAGTGAGAGTCTATTATTTTCATAGCCCGTACCAAACTGGTAAGGCTGGATTTAATGAAAGCGATAATCTTTGGTGCCCCAGGCTCTGGAAAAGGCACCTACGCCGCGAGGCTCAAAGAGAAGCTGGACATCAACATTATATCCATGGGGGACATTTTCCGGGAAATGCTGCAGGAAGACTCCATTTTAGGGCGCATAATCAAAAGTTACGTGGAGGCGGGGCTGCTGGTTCCCGATATCATCGCATTAGAAGTTCTCAAAGACCGCATTGCCAAAATTCCTAACGGCAACGGCTTCATCTTAGACGGTTACCCACGAACTCTGGCGCAGGCTGACTCCCTAAGCGACATAGCCGAAATCGACGTCATCATACAACTCATCGTGCCCGACTGGCTAATTATCGAACGCCTAACCTCTAGGCGCATATGCAAAAAATGCGGCGCCGTCTACAACCTCAAATTCTTAAAACCCAAAACCGAAGGTGTCTGCGACAAATGCGGCGGTTCACTGTATCAGCGTCCCGACGACAACGCGCAAGTCATAAAGATGCGTCTAGACATCTACGAATGCGAAACAAGCCCCCTCATACGCTACTACAAAAACCGCAAAGTCCCCTTCATCGTACACACTGCCTCTACAACACAAACCCCCCCCGAATCCGTAGTCGACAAATTCATCGCAGAACTAAAAAACTACAACCTCGTCTAATCAGATCAGATATCCAACAGAAAAACCAGCTTCACTTTCCCCTCTTCTTTACTAATTTCCATCTGGTGATACGTCACTGCTTTCACGCCAACTTTTTGCGTGTGCCTTTGCGGGTCAAATGCTTCGCCCCAAACTGACGCCTCCACCCTAAAACCCTTCTTTGTTTGTTGGATGCTGTGCACCTTGAACTTGGAAAACAGTAAGCCTTCAACTTCAGCTTCCACCAGCAGCTTCTCAAGCCAATTATAAATCAACGCATACTCATCCTGCGCCTCAACCACAACCTCCACCCTCTGCTCTGCAACAACCCTCTTTGTATCCGTCATAACCTCAAACATTGCCAACGCCGCATTCCCAAACGCCTCCTCCATAGTCTTTCCATACGCTGCAACAAACGCATCTGCTGTATGCTCCAAAAACTCAAACTGCCCCGAAAAATCACCCATTTCTTTAGCCTCCAACTGCTACACCAACTGAAAACGTAGCTGCGCTAAAAAAGTTTCTTCACCGCCAAATTTACAACTTGCTCAAAAAAAGAGAGCCTTCAAAAGGTGGAAAGATGTGGGTTAGGGGATGTTTTGGATTTTTTGTATGGTGGCGGCTGCTAGTTTGGCTGCGTTTTTGCTGTCGTTGAGGTTGATTAGTCCTGTGGGGCTGTGTATGTACCTGGCTGGTATGGATATGGTTCCGCTGGGTATGCCTTGTCTTGTTAGGGATATGCGTGCGGCGTCGGTGCTGCCCATTAAGCCTGTTTCCAGTTGGTAGTCGATGTTGTTTTCGGCTGCGGCGTCCATGAACCACCGTAGAACTTTGGGGTGGGTTATGAGTCCTGCGTCGGTGACGGTTATGGCGGGTCCTTTGCCCAGTTTTACGGAGGTGTCAAATTCTCGTACGCCGGGGACATCGCCTGCAACGGTTACGTCTAATGCTATGGCTACGTCGGGGTCTACTCCAAAAGCGGCGGCTCCTGCCCCTCGCAGACCTACCTCTTCTTGGATGGTGCCAACTGCATACACCGTGCAGTTCGTGTCGCCCAGTTGCTTCATAGCTTCCACCATAGCGGCGCATCCCACGCGGTCATCAAACGCTTTACCCATGCCTATATCCTTGCCGACCTGCACGTACTTTGCATCAAACGCTACAGGGTCTCCGACTTTAACCCCCATCTTTTGGGCTTCTTCTTTACTTGACGCACCGATATCTATGAACAGGTTATCGTAGGTGACGATTTTTTTGCGTTCATCTTCTTTTTGTATGTGCGGGGGTTTAGCGCCTACAACACCTGGTAATGTGGCGTTTTCAGTGTGCACGTTGACCTGTTGGGCTAAGAGTATGCGGTCGTCTATGCCACCCATTTTTATGAACTTCAAAAAGCCCTCTTTGGTTATGTTTTTTATCATCAAGCCAACTTCGTCCATGTGCGCTGCCAGCATAACTTTGGGCTTGCCTTCCTTGCCCTTTTTTACGGATATTACGTTCCCAAGCCGATCCACGCTGACCTCATCAACATACGGCTTTAGCATCTCTATCAAAAGTTTTCGTGTTTCCTCTTCTCTGCCCGCCACGCCGCAGGCATTAGAAAGCTTCTCTAAATTCTCAGTAAACGACAACAACAGTCCTCTCACTTTTATGGTACATCCACGCAATTATTAAACCGTTACATGTCCACCTTCCAACAGGCGTGGTAATTCTTAAATGTCTAAATTGCGTCAACAGCTTATTCAGGTGCAAGATAAAATGGCACAACCAAGTTTCAAAACAGTTTTTGTTTTCTTAGACACCGACAAGTATTGCAGTCCCTTTGACATGCTTGTCGCCATAGACGCATTCCCAGACTCCATGATATTCAAATACGAAAACGTCAACGGCGAAGACGCAGCAAAAATCGTCTTTGACGCCCTCTTTCCACGCGGACCTATGGGAGCAGCACACACAAAAATCTTCATCAACGGGAGCAACTTTGACATGGTCAAAGAAGTCGTTGAAGCAACCCAAAAATGCATGGCATCGGCTCCTTGGGGAAACAGCATCATCGTAGACCCCCGCGGCGCCTACTCAACAGCAGCTGGCGCGGTCGCTAAAACTTTGGGTCTTTCCCTCTCTAAAGGTCTAGGTGAGTTGGCAGGCAAAAAAGTCACTGTGCTCGCAGGCACTGGTCCTGTCGGTCAAACAGCAGCACGCATCTACGCCGCAGAAAAAGCAGACGTCACCATAACCTCACGCACCATGGCTAAAGGCCAAGCAATCGCAGACAAAATCAACGCCGAAGCAGGCGAAACCCGCGTCAAAGTCGTGGAAGTTAGCAAGCCTGAGCAAACCGCCGCTGCCGTAAAAGACGCCGAAATCATTCTTGCCGCAGGCGCAGGAGGCATCCAGCTACTAAGCGCAGCCGACCTGAAAGCAGCACCAAACTGCAAAATCGTAGCCGACATCAACGCGATTAAACCCCTAGGCGTAGAAGGCTTAGGCGTAAACGACGACGGCAAAGACCTGCCCTCTGGTGTATTTGGCATAGGTGCACTAGCAATTGGCAAACTGAAAATCAAAATCGAAACCGCCATGATCAAGCAAGCAGCAGAAGCCGCCTCTGGACTCTTCGACTACTCCATTGCTTATACCATAGGCAAAAAGAAAATCCTCAAACAACTAGAAAAAGCCAAGAAAGCTTAAACCGTCCCGTTAGAGTTTGTTGCCGCCCTAAAACGCGGCTTCTTCTTTTCTTTTTTGCTTGTTTTTATTTGTTTGCGCTGTTGTTTGTGCTCTAAAAGT is from Candidatus Bathyarchaeota archaeon and encodes:
- a CDS encoding nucleoside monophosphate kinase is translated as MKAIIFGAPGSGKGTYAARLKEKLDINIISMGDIFREMLQEDSILGRIIKSYVEAGLLVPDIIALEVLKDRIAKIPNGNGFILDGYPRTLAQADSLSDIAEIDVIIQLIVPDWLIIERLTSRRICKKCGAVYNLKFLKPKTEGVCDKCGGSLYQRPDDNAQVIKMRLDIYECETSPLIRYYKNRKVPFIVHTASTTQTPPESVVDKFIAELKNYNLV
- a CDS encoding archease; amino-acid sequence: MEAKEMGDFSGQFEFLEHTADAFVAAYGKTMEEAFGNAALAMFEVMTDTKRVVAEQRVEVVVEAQDEYALIYNWLEKLLVEAEVEGLLFSKFKVHSIQQTKKGFRVEASVWGEAFDPQRHTQKVGVKAVTYHQMEISKEEGKVKLVFLLDI
- a CDS encoding M42 family metallopeptidase gives rise to the protein MSFTENLEKLSNACGVAGREEETRKLLIEMLKPYVDEVSVDRLGNVISVKKGKEGKPKVMLAAHMDEVGLMIKNITKEGFLKFIKMGGIDDRILLAQQVNVHTENATLPGVVGAKPPHIQKEDERKKIVTYDNLFIDIGASSKEEAQKMGVKVGDPVAFDAKYVQVGKDIGMGKAFDDRVGCAAMVEAMKQLGDTNCTVYAVGTIQEEVGLRGAGAAAFGVDPDVAIALDVTVAGDVPGVREFDTSVKLGKGPAITVTDAGLITHPKVLRWFMDAAAENNIDYQLETGLMGSTDAARISLTRQGIPSGTISIPARYIHSPTGLINLNDSKNAAKLAAATIQKIQNIP
- a CDS encoding methylenetetrahydromethanopterin dehydrogenase, giving the protein MAQPSFKTVFVFLDTDKYCSPFDMLVAIDAFPDSMIFKYENVNGEDAAKIVFDALFPRGPMGAAHTKIFINGSNFDMVKEVVEATQKCMASAPWGNSIIVDPRGAYSTAAGAVAKTLGLSLSKGLGELAGKKVTVLAGTGPVGQTAARIYAAEKADVTITSRTMAKGQAIADKINAEAGETRVKVVEVSKPEQTAAAVKDAEIILAAGAGGIQLLSAADLKAAPNCKIVADINAIKPLGVEGLGVNDDGKDLPSGVFGIGALAIGKLKIKIETAMIKQAAEAASGLFDYSIAYTIGKKKILKQLEKAKKA